A single window of Oerskovia paurometabola DNA harbors:
- a CDS encoding SDR family NAD(P)-dependent oxidoreductase: protein MSTTTTPTGTPAGNPLRTAIVTGGAAGIGRQIAERLAADGHRVVCADVVQHDLPALDLAALPAEPSLVWMPLDVTDHAAVGAAFDAVAAATGSIDVLVNNAGIQRHRGIEDLSWDEWKAVVDVNLHGVFTCLQAAARHMLAAGRGAIVNISSVSARGSAGRAPYSTTKAAVIGLTSTAGAEWAARGVRVNAVAPGYIDTGVFRQGVAAGTLKEETILARIPAGRLADASEIANAVSWLVSDQSQYVIGQTLYVDGGFIVDYGVPLAKKPE from the coding sequence GTGAGCACCACGACCACCCCGACCGGCACGCCCGCGGGCAACCCGCTCCGCACCGCGATCGTCACGGGCGGCGCCGCGGGCATCGGCCGACAGATCGCCGAGCGGCTCGCGGCCGACGGCCACCGCGTGGTGTGCGCGGACGTCGTCCAGCACGACCTGCCCGCGCTCGACCTCGCGGCCCTGCCCGCCGAGCCGAGCCTGGTCTGGATGCCCCTCGACGTCACGGACCACGCGGCCGTGGGGGCGGCGTTCGACGCGGTCGCCGCCGCGACGGGCAGCATCGACGTCCTGGTCAACAACGCCGGGATCCAGCGTCACCGCGGCATCGAGGACCTGAGCTGGGACGAGTGGAAGGCCGTGGTCGACGTCAACCTGCACGGCGTCTTCACCTGCCTCCAGGCTGCGGCGCGGCACATGCTCGCCGCGGGCCGCGGCGCGATCGTCAACATCTCGTCGGTCTCGGCGCGCGGCTCCGCGGGCAGGGCCCCGTACTCGACGACCAAGGCGGCCGTGATCGGCCTGACCTCGACCGCGGGGGCCGAGTGGGCCGCGCGCGGGGTGCGGGTCAACGCGGTCGCGCCCGGGTACATCGACACGGGCGTCTTCCGCCAGGGCGTCGCGGCCGGGACGCTCAAGGAGGAGACGATCCTCGCGCGCATCCCTGCGGGCCGCCTCGCCGACGCCTCGGAGATCGCGAACGCCGTGAGCTGGCTCGTGTCCGACCAGTCGCAGTACGTGATCGGCCAGACCCTCTACGTCGACGGCGGGTTCATCGTCGACTACGGCGTCCCGCTCGCGAAGAAGCCGGAATGA
- a CDS encoding enolase C-terminal domain-like protein, with amino-acid sequence MTSRATSPGGLARITEVRTSTTVVALPQPLQLGAMTVTRREYVGVQVRAVLPDGTEVTGVSYALTREAPMAEIVERLVAPHVVGRDLPVDDPAAGVRAAWDAALRGSAIVGRVGLVRRAIGLVDVALWDVAGKVAGVPVWRLLESGPVAPSARPAILVAAYPTPGRTARAVADEVLDRARAGWPLLKISRSPDRDLMRDLLAILRAELPGVTGRETEAGRSGVVVDVGFGWRDADDALADLDAWGIGGPAGAGAPALAWLEDPVLPEDADGAARIREVTGLPLAIGDEVTDPEVFARLAALGALDVARVDVVGIGGLTAADPLVRSWQDAGLVTSSHVYPEVSVHLGGAQGIGVETFERSPQGNPYDPAPLLVEGGPEFSAGTALPPEVPGLGFTLSPTYFTFEPAPSLPSMRLASETGPGTTPTACSTDDNRMLGDQEDR; translated from the coding sequence ATGACGAGCCGAGCAACGAGCCCGGGCGGGCTCGCGCGCATCACCGAGGTCCGCACGTCGACGACCGTGGTCGCCCTGCCGCAGCCCCTGCAGCTCGGGGCCATGACGGTCACGCGCCGCGAGTACGTGGGCGTCCAGGTCCGAGCGGTGCTGCCGGACGGCACCGAGGTCACGGGCGTCTCGTACGCCCTGACGCGCGAGGCGCCCATGGCCGAGATCGTCGAGCGCCTCGTCGCACCGCACGTCGTGGGCCGCGACCTCCCGGTCGACGACCCGGCCGCAGGGGTGCGCGCGGCGTGGGACGCCGCGCTGCGCGGCTCGGCGATCGTGGGGCGCGTGGGCCTGGTCCGCCGGGCGATCGGTCTGGTCGACGTCGCGCTGTGGGACGTCGCGGGCAAGGTCGCGGGCGTCCCGGTGTGGCGCCTCCTGGAGTCCGGCCCGGTCGCGCCCTCGGCCCGCCCGGCGATCCTCGTCGCGGCCTACCCGACCCCGGGACGTACGGCCCGCGCCGTCGCCGACGAGGTGCTCGACCGTGCCCGCGCCGGCTGGCCGCTGCTCAAGATCTCCCGATCCCCCGACCGCGACCTCATGCGCGACCTGCTTGCGATCCTTCGCGCCGAGCTGCCCGGGGTGACGGGCCGTGAGACCGAGGCCGGTCGCAGCGGTGTCGTCGTGGACGTGGGCTTCGGCTGGCGCGACGCGGACGACGCGCTCGCCGACCTGGACGCGTGGGGGATCGGCGGTCCCGCAGGGGCGGGAGCGCCTGCGCTCGCCTGGCTCGAGGACCCCGTGCTGCCCGAGGACGCCGACGGCGCCGCGCGCATCCGTGAGGTCACGGGACTGCCGCTCGCGATCGGCGACGAGGTCACGGACCCCGAGGTCTTCGCGCGGCTCGCTGCGCTCGGTGCGCTCGACGTGGCGCGCGTGGACGTGGTCGGGATCGGCGGCCTCACGGCGGCCGACCCCCTGGTCCGGTCGTGGCAGGACGCGGGGCTCGTGACGTCGAGCCACGTGTACCCCGAGGTCAGCGTGCACCTCGGTGGCGCCCAGGGGATCGGGGTCGAGACGTTCGAGCGCTCGCCGCAGGGCAACCCCTACGACCCGGCGCCGCTGCTCGTCGAGGGCGGCCCCGAGTTCTCGGCCGGCACGGCGCTGCCGCCCGAGGTCCCCGGCCTGGGCTTCACCCTCTCGCCCACGTACTTCACGTTCGAGCCCGCCCCCTCGCTGCCGAGCATGCGGTTGGCGTCCGAAACGGGCCCCGGGACGACGCCAACCGCATGCTCGACCGACGACAACCGCATGCTCGGCGACCAGGAGGACCGATGA
- a CDS encoding SDR family NAD(P)-dependent oxidoreductase — MTDPTSTPRAGSVVGHDDERGPVSAQNPTGQASVPGPAATRSVVVTGSGKGIGRAIAARLTADGWTVVGLERSAGSGTVEEGVCAAVVLADSRDRESHREAARVARALAPLAGWVNNAGITRTTPLHALGDPARAAEIERTARDIVEINGLGYLWGAAAAVEAFTDQVSGGSIVNVGSIHGRSSFVDHAAYELTKGGIDALARSVAVTYGRYGIRANTVAPGGVRTPHLDAQIANAVDPEAEERGLAEGPPLGRIAESAEIAAVVAFLLSDESSYVSGQSIAADGAWTASFGTLPHDAGLDARYGLD, encoded by the coding sequence ATGACCGACCCGACCAGCACGCCCCGGGCGGGCTCCGTCGTCGGGCACGACGACGAGCGAGGACCGGTGTCCGCCCAGAACCCGACCGGACAAGCCTCCGTGCCAGGACCAGCCGCGACCCGCAGCGTCGTGGTGACCGGGAGCGGCAAGGGCATCGGCCGTGCCATCGCGGCGCGGCTGACCGCGGACGGCTGGACCGTCGTCGGGCTCGAACGGAGCGCCGGCTCGGGGACCGTCGAGGAGGGCGTCTGCGCGGCCGTCGTGCTCGCCGACTCGCGCGACCGTGAGTCGCATCGCGAGGCCGCGCGCGTCGCCCGGGCCCTCGCGCCGCTCGCGGGCTGGGTCAACAACGCGGGTATCACCCGGACCACGCCGCTGCACGCGCTCGGCGACCCCGCGCGCGCCGCGGAGATCGAGCGCACGGCACGAGACATCGTCGAGATCAACGGCCTGGGCTACCTCTGGGGGGCCGCCGCCGCGGTCGAGGCGTTCACCGACCAGGTGAGCGGCGGGTCGATCGTGAACGTCGGGTCGATCCACGGGCGGTCCTCGTTCGTCGACCACGCGGCCTACGAGCTGACCAAGGGCGGGATCGACGCCCTCGCACGCAGCGTCGCCGTCACGTACGGGCGGTACGGCATCCGGGCCAACACGGTCGCGCCGGGCGGGGTCCGCACGCCGCACCTCGACGCGCAGATCGCGAACGCCGTCGACCCCGAGGCGGAGGAGCGCGGGCTCGCCGAGGGCCCGCCGCTCGGCCGCATCGCCGAGTCGGCCGAGATCGCGGCCGTGGTCGCGTTCCTGCTCTCGGACGAGTCGTCGTACGTCTCCGGTCAGTCGATCGCGGCCGACGGCGCGTGGACCGCGTCGTTCGGGACGCTGCCGCACGACGCCGGGCTCGACGCGCGGTACGGGCTCGACTGA
- a CDS encoding ArsR/SmtB family transcription factor produces the protein METVTLTHTAALARLGHALSDETRARILLTLREAPAYPSDLADALGVSRQVMSNQLACLRGCGLVEAIPDGRRTWYRLADSHLAPALDDLLRLVVTVDPTCCSPDGCTCS, from the coding sequence ATGGAGACCGTCACCCTCACGCACACGGCAGCGCTCGCGCGCCTCGGGCACGCGCTGTCCGACGAGACCCGCGCGCGCATCCTGCTCACGCTGCGCGAGGCGCCCGCCTACCCCTCGGACCTCGCAGACGCGCTCGGCGTCTCCCGCCAGGTCATGTCCAACCAGCTCGCGTGCCTGCGCGGCTGCGGGCTCGTCGAGGCGATCCCCGACGGTCGCCGCACCTGGTACCGCCTGGCCGACAGCCACCTCGCGCCCGCCCTCGACGACCTGCTCCGCCTCGTGGTCACGGTCGACCCGACGTGCTGCTCGCCCGACGGGTGCACGTGCTCATGA